The sequence ACGAAGGGCTGGCTCTTGCGTCCCCCGTCGACGACCTTGTCCCGCCCCTGCCGGGCGACGCCGGTCACGGTCGTCGCGTAGCGGACCCGCTCGCCCAGAGCATCCGCGAGCGGTGCCAGGTAGTCGCGAATCCACTCCGCGCCGGTCGGATAGCCCTTCGCCGGTGCCGTCCACCCCGTGGGCGCGAGCAGGCGGCGAGCAGCAGCGTCGGTGAGTTCCGGCCATGCCGAGAACAGGCGCACGTGCCCCCACTCGGAGACGGCGGACGCGGGGCCGTTCCCGCCCTCGACGACGATCACGTTCTCGTCGCGTTCGACGAGGTGCGCGGCTGCGGCGAGACCCTGCGGGCCTGCTCCGATGACGACGACGGGAAGCTCGGACATCACATCTCCTCAGATCGAGAATCTTCAATATGACGACTGTCGTCGATCTATCGAAGTTTGTCAATACGTGGGATGATGGACTCATGAGCCTGCCGACGACCATCGAAGCGACCGCCTGCTGTGTGCCGCGTGTCACGGCCGCGCCGACGGTCGAGGATGCGGAGCGCGTCGCGCGGGTCTTCAAGGCGCTCGGCGATCCGACGCGCGTCCGGCTGCTGTCCCTCATCGCTGCCGGTGCCGGCGGCGAGGCCTGCATCTGCGACCTGACCGAGCCCGTCGGCCTCTCGCAGGGCACGGTCTCCCACCACATGAAGCTCCTGGCGGACGCCGGCCTCGTCACCCGCGAGCAGCGCGGCAAGTGGGCGTACTTCTCGCTCAACGCCGACACGATGGATGCCGCCGCCGACGCGCTGCGGGTGGCGGCGCCCCGGTCGTAGAACCTGAGCTCTCCGGGGTCTCCGCCTGCCGGCCGGGCTATCGAGCTCTCGCCGTGATCAGCGAGCTGGGGATGTGCCCGGCGGCGAGCACCGCCGCGGCAATCGCCACCCAGGGGTTCTCCAGCCACGCCGCGCCGGCGAGGAACGCGGCGACGGGGAGCAGCGCCATCGGCACCGGCACGCCCCAGGCGGGGCCGAAGAGCGCCTCAAGGCGACGCCCGGTGACGAGGAATCGCACCCACAACGCCCAGTACGCGAGCACGAGCACGGCGACGAGCGGGAACCACCACCACCCCACGGAGGCGCCCACCGTGATGGCGGGAACCGTCACGCAGAGCGCCTGCCCCGCACGTTCCAGCACCGTCAGCGGACGAGGCACCGCGCCGGTCGGCAACGCAGGACGGGGCGGAAACCAGATGAGTGACAGGCTCGGAGCGAAGATGGCGAGGCTGAGCGCGAGACCCAGCACCGAGAAGCCCATACCCGCGAGCGTATCGCTCGAGGAATCCGACCCCGCCCGCGCCGAACGGCGTACTCTCCTAGCGGGTGCCGTTCGCGACGCCCGCGCGGTCGATGCGGTGGATGTCGAGATCGGTTCGTCCGGGGAGGATGTCGGCGCGCAACGCTCGCGTGCCCCGATACTCACCGTCGCGCAGGGCGCGGTATGGCCGAGAGGGCACTTCGTCGTGGATGCCCGCGAGCCGGGTGGTCAGCCGGTCGCGTTCCGAAGCGACAGCCGCGGCATCGAGCGCGTCGGCGTCGTGGACGACGTGGAGATCGAGTGATTCGATCCCCGTGTACCAGAGCGTGCCGTGCGTGATCGGGAACAGCAGGGCATCGATGTCACCGCTGACGCCCCGGGATCCGATGCTCCGCGCATCCTCGCCCGCCGTCACGATGATGAGCGCGCGCTTGCCCTTCAGGCCGCCCTCGCCGTAGCGGAGCGGCAGCCCCGTCTCCGTGTCGACGCCGCCGTAGGCGAAGCCGTTGGTGAACACCCGATCGAACCAGCCTTTGAGGATCGCCGGTGCGCCGTACCACCAGAGCGGGAACTGGAACACGAGCAGTTCGGCGGCCTCCATCTTCCGCTGTTCGAGGCGCACGTCGTCGGGCACGAGCCCGCTCTCCTGGACCTCCCCCATCAGATCGACGATGTTCCCCTCGCGCCCGCCGACGTCGCGCTGCGCCAGCAACGGGTCGAACCCCTGGGCGTACAGATCCGAGGTCTGCACGTCGTAGCGCGGCGTGAGTGCCTCGACTCCTGCCTCGAACAGTTGCCGGTTCAGGGATCCCGACTGCGGGTGCGCGTAGACCCAGTGGGTGGTGGGCCGGAGGTCGGCGGTCATGTCTCTCCTCGGATCGTGGATGGTGCCGATGGCACGGGGTAGGATTGGTACCTACCAACCGTAACTTACTCATCGTAAGTATGGGTCGCGAGGGGCGAGATGACGAAGGCGAAAGCGGGCGCGCGACCGCGACTGTCGAAGGCCGACCGTCGCGCGC is a genomic window of Microbacterium maritypicum containing:
- a CDS encoding helix-turn-helix transcriptional regulator, producing MSLPTTIEATACCVPRVTAAPTVEDAERVARVFKALGDPTRVRLLSLIAAGAGGEACICDLTEPVGLSQGTVSHHMKLLADAGLVTREQRGKWAYFSLNADTMDAAADALRVAAPRS
- a CDS encoding NAD(P)H-dependent oxidoreductase: MTADLRPTTHWVYAHPQSGSLNRQLFEAGVEALTPRYDVQTSDLYAQGFDPLLAQRDVGGREGNIVDLMGEVQESGLVPDDVRLEQRKMEAAELLVFQFPLWWYGAPAILKGWFDRVFTNGFAYGGVDTETGLPLRYGEGGLKGKRALIIVTAGEDARSIGSRGVSGDIDALLFPITHGTLWYTGIESLDLHVVHDADALDAAAVASERDRLTTRLAGIHDEVPSRPYRALRDGEYRGTRALRADILPGRTDLDIHRIDRAGVANGTR